Proteins encoded together in one Coregonus clupeaformis isolate EN_2021a chromosome 30, ASM2061545v1, whole genome shotgun sequence window:
- the LOC121545676 gene encoding prickle-like protein 2 — protein sequence MFTRGSKKRRSNRSEEEEDLDRGQPCMRCGDQCPGFRMHGWRKICVHCKCVREEHAVRAVPGQLERMMVKLVSDFQRHSISDDDSGCASEEYAWVPPGLKPEQVYQYFSCIPEDRVPYANSPGERYRIKQLLHQLPAHDSEPQYCNHLDEEEKKELRMFSQQRKRENLGRGMVRMFPVTMTGAICQQCGRQICGGDIAVFASRAGHGSCWHPQCFQCASCTELLVDLIYFYQDGQIYCGRHHAERIKPRCQACDEIILADECTEAEGRHWHMKHFCCFECEAALGGQRYIMRESRPYCCSCYESLYAEYCDTCGEHIGIDQGQMTYEGQHWHAAESCFCCARCRLPLLGRPFLPRGGLIFCSRPCSLGEDPDNSDSCDSALQSRHPQHRRCETDEKIQQPQRCSSQQPPDGANIPVVPGEVYIHAALENRRVHISTNVPNGILPSLIGHPNLRGSYSPLPHCHLANNWGPSWPVDQSLSSLHPGDCDKHPGSSLEYLGEPNGYAGHPLTSFSRGTSTAKDCGNWVERTSQVMQVFPPPRNSSLPASLNHPSPADPLPLPPPLPTKSSDLMNRPSLHLPEPSPPDPSPQSSRSGTARVSFREPISCSYSVDEEEEEEEENEERREGEEEQAEGEEEDGGFGRRLHMQRGIPPQMDLLDGSYQHRSLRRGWNRGRVASDSTLHLGTERRFRHSRPDRPRLDALEWRGARERVSLSSPGTTEPPSLTLQPTQYKKHEDSCSTCSSSSDSEEEGYFLGQLIPLPPQLTHRPQSVDREREGEREGEKDRGLRNSLRRKRRANSLGAKDKDNNCAIS from the exons GAAGATCTGTGTGCACTGTAAGTGTGTGCGTGAGGAGCATGCAGTGCGGGCGGTGCCGGGCCAGCTGGAGAGGATGATGGTGAAGCTGGTCTCAGACTTCCAGAGACACTCCATCTCCGACGACGACTCAGGCTGCGCCTCTGAGGAGTACGCCTGGGTCCCGCCTGGACTCAAGCCTGAACAG GTGTATCAGTATTTCAGCTGTATCCCGGAGGACAGAGTGCCCTATGCTAACAGCCCAGGAGAGCGGTACCGCATAAAACAGCTCCTCCACCAGCTACCAGCTCACGACAGTGAG CCTCAATACTGTAACCATCTggatgaggaggagaagaaggagctgCGTATGTTCAGTCAGCAGAGGAAAAGGGAGAACCTGGGCAGAGGCATGGTCAGAATGTTCCCTGTCACCATGACCGGAGCCATCTGCCAACAG tgtGGCAGACAGATCTGTGGTGGGGACATAGCGGTGTTTGCCAGCCGGGCGGGTCACGGGAGCTGCTGGCACCCTCAATGTTTCCAGTGTGCCTCCTGTACTGAGCTGCTGGTGGACCTCATCTACTTCTACCAGGATGGACAGATCTACTGTGGCAGGCACCACGCTGAGAGGATCAAACCGCGCTGCCAAGCCTGTGATGAG ATAATTCTAGCGGATGAGTGTACGGAGGCAGAGGGTCGACACTGGCATATGAAGCACTTCTGTTGTTTTGAGTGTGAAGCAGCGTTGGGAGGACAGCGGTACATCATGAGGGAGAGCCGGCCATACTGCTGCTCCTGCTATGAGTCCCTCTATGCAGAGTACTGTGACACCTGTGGGGAACACATAG GTATAGACCAGGGGCAAATGACCTATGAGGGCCAGCACTGGCATGCTGCCGAGTCGTGTTTCTGCTGTGCCCGCTGTCGGCTCCCCCTGCTGGGGCGGCCCTTCCTCCCGCGTGGGGGCCTCATCTTTTGCTCCAGGCCCTGCTCCCTGGGAGAGGATCCAGATAACTCAGACTCGTGTGACTCAGCCCTCCAGAGCCGGCATCCGCAGCACAGACGCTGTGAGACAGATGAGAAAATCCAGCAGCCGCAGCGCTGCTCCTCACAGCAACCACCAGATGGAGCCAACATCCCTGTTGTCCCAGGAGAAGTCTACATTCATGCTGCACTAGAAAATAGAC GTGTTCACATCTCTACTAATGTTCCAAATGGTATCCTTCCATCACTCATCGGTCATCCTAACCTCAGAGGGTCCTACTCTCCCCTTCCCCATTGTCACTTAGCCAATAACTGGGGACCATCTTGGCCTGTTGACCAATCACTCAGCAGTTTGCACCCTGGAGATTGTGACAAGCATCCAGGCAGTAGTCTGGAGTATTTAGGAGAGCCCAATGGCTATGCGGGACACCCCCTCACCAGTTTTAGTAGAGGAACGTCTACTGCAAAGGACTGTGGGAACTGGGTGGAGAGGACTAGTCAAGTTATGCAAG tGTTTCCTCCCCCGAGGAACTCCTCCTTACCTGCATCACTAAACCATCCCAGTCCTGCTGACCCTCTGCCCCTCCCACCCCCTCTACCCACCAAGTCTAGTGATTTGATGAACAGGCCAAGTCTGCACCTACCAGAGCCAAGCCCCCCTGACCCTAGCCCCCAATCAAGTCGCAGCGGAACAGCCAGGGTCAGTTTCCGAGAGCCAATCAGCTGCAGCTACTCggtggatgaggaggaggaagaagaggaggagaatgaggagagaagagagggggaggaagaacaggcggagggggaggaagaggatggaggTTTTGGGCGCAGGTTACATATGCAGAGGGGCATTCCACCTCAAATGGACCTACTGG ATGGTTCATACCAACATCGTAGTTTACGGCGGGGGTGGAACCGCGGCCGTGTGGCCTCCGACTCCACTCTCCACCTAGGCACAGAGAGACGTTTCCGTCACTCTCGGCCGGATAGGCCCCGTCTGGATGCTCTAGAAtggagaggagcgagggagagggtTTCACTCTCTTCCCCTGGCACCACAGAGCCCCCATCACTTACCCTCCAGCCAACCCAGTACAAAAAACATGAGGACTCCTGCTCAAcctgctcctcttcctcagaCTCAGAGGAAGAGGGTTATTTCCTGGGGCAGCTCATCCCCCTGCCCCCCCAGCTAACCCACAGGCCCCAGTCcgtggacagagagagggaaggagagagggaaggagagaaggacagGGGGTTGAGAAACAGCCTGAGAAGGAAGAGAAGGGCCAATAGCCTTGGTGCAAAGGACAAAGACAACAACTGTGCCATCTCCTAA